The bacterium nucleotide sequence TGTAGTATTTCACAAAAGCAATATATTTGCAGCTCCGTAGGAGCGACCTGTTTTTAGTAGTAGTAGAGCTTGAATATCTATGTCTATGGGAAATTTCTTGCATTTTATTATTTTATTAGACCTATTTTACAGGTCGAAAAATTATTTAAAGATGGGATTAAAAGATTTGTTTTATCTTCGTGCCCTTCGTGTTCTTCGTGGTTTTTAAAAGATGTGGGTAAGGATAAGCCCCTGAGGGGAGAGGGTAGGGTGAGGGGTAAAAGAGGCTCTACCCACAAATACTAACTTGACAAGGCAATACGCGCTATGACTTTAGTTTTATTACTATTATTAGTCTTATCCGCTGCATTTCCCCTTCAGGCAGAAGTTCGGGATGAGGAGGTCTTAAAACGCATCGAGACACTTAAGGCCCGTCAGGATAGAGGGGCAATCAGTGAACTTATCCATCTCTACATGGATCAAGAGATGTATGAGGAGGCCGTTTCAGCCATTAATAAGGCCCTTAAGGATCGCCCCGAAGACATGGGCCTTTGGCTTAACCTGGGAGAAGCTTACCAGAAAAAAGGCGATTTAGTCTCGGCCCTGGCCACCTACGAAGAATTCCAAAAAAAATTTCCCGGCTATTCTTCCCTTCAACCTAAGATCTTCCAGCTATACAAAGATCTGGATATGGTGGAGAAAGTTGTCTCTTCTTTAGAGGAAAAAATTGTCCGGGAGCCGGCGAATTTAGCTGCCCTGAAATCGCTGGGCGAATTGCACGCCTGGCTGGGAGACACGGCTAAGGCCATCGGGGCATATCAAAAGGCAGCCTCGTTAGACCCAAAGGACATCACCATTAAGCGAACTCTGGCCAAACTCTACCGTCAGGCCCAAAGATATGAGGAGGCCTTAGCTATCTATCAAGATTTGCTTAAACTTAGATCCAATGAGACCTATTATTACCAGGAAATGGGTAATCTCTATGCTGAACAGGGAAAATTTGAGGAAGCCTCCCAGGCCTGGGAGGGTATTATCCGGATAGACCCTCAAAATATTTACCATTATCAGTTGCTGGCCAGGGCCTACCTGGACTGGGGCAAGCTGGATGAGGCCCTTGCCTCTTATCTCAGGGCCAGGTCAATACGGCCAAACCAGGGCATCTTTGCCAGGGAATTGGCTGAATTATATCAGCTCAAGGGGGAGAAGGAAGAAGCCATATCTGAGTATTTGAACCACCTGGGAACAGGGGGAGGAGAATTAGAATGGGTAGAAGAAAAGCTGGCCGAGTTGGACCTGGAAAGGGCTATTAACCGGCTGGAGGAGAAGGGTCAAAAAGGATCTATGGCTGCCAATGAGATCCAACTTCTGGCGAACCTCCACCTGAAGGCCTCTCATCCGGACAAGACCATCAGCGGGTATGAAGAGGTATTCAGCCGAAAGCCTGACCAGGGGGAGCTGTTTCTCTCCTTGGCCGGAAGACTGGCCGAGGCCAGATTCAAGGAGAAGGCCCTGGATACCTATCAGCGGCTCATTGCCCGCTTTCCCGGCAAGAAAACAGCCAGGCGGGCTGGTCTGGCCGCCGGGCGAATCTTGATTGATTTAGGACAATACGAGACCGCCCAAAAGACCCTCTGGCAGATAGTCAACCAGTCCGAGCAAAGCCCAGAGCACATGGAAGCCCTCTTTTTAATTGGGGATATCCAGCTTACTCACCTGAATGACCCCAAGCAGGCCCGAAAGGTCTACCAGGTATTTTTAGGTGATTATCCGGCCACTCCTTTGGCGGTTAAGGCTCAGATCAAGATCGGAGATTGTTATTTGCGAGAAGGAAAGATAGCCCTGGCCAGGGAGGCCTATGAAAAGATAGTCAACAGGCCTTTAGACCAGGCTCCCTTAGCTGAAGCCGGCTTCAAAATCGCCGATTCTTACTATTGGGCCGGGGAGTTTGAACAGGCCAAAAAGGCTTACCAAGCCTTTATCAATTCATACCCAAGAAGTAACGAGGTTAACAATGCCCTGTCCAGGCTCAGACTAATGGGCGAGGGAAGCGAAGAAGAACTCAAATTCTATCAGGAAGCAGAATGGTCATCCCTCAAAGGAGAATTCGAGCCGGCTGAGTCAAGTTACCAGCGGATCATTACCGCTGATTCACCTTCTAATCTGAAAGATGATGCCCTCTTTGCCTTGGCCTCTCTTTATCTGAAACGTGGAGACAAGTCCCGCTCAGTGGAAATGTTTCGGAAAATAGCCGATGAATATCCTGAAAGCTGGCACGCCCCCGCCGCCCAAAACGAAATCGCCTCGCTCTATTCCAGAGAAGGGGATGATAAAGCCGCGGTCAAGGAATATCTGAGCTTGATCAAGGCCTATCCCGATACCTCATGGGCTGTTCTGGCGCAGGGGGAGATAAATAAATTGAGGGAGAAGAGAGAACCGCAGCGCCGCTGAGGGTCGAGGCTGAAAAATGCCTTTCGAGAAATAAAAAAGAGGTAGAAGTTAACTCCTACCTCTTCTCTGGTTGATTACGCTGCCACGGATCAACCAGACCATTGAGGAAACCATGTCTATTAAAAGACTCCTCTATCTATTTAATAGTATACCACCAAATAACTGTTTTGTCAAGAAGGGGAAATGGTTATTCAGCGGTATCCTTTTCTGTCTTTTCCTAATCCCCCCCTCAGCCGTTGGGGCTGAGAGGTGCGCCACAGGTCGATTTTATGCCCTCTTTGAAGATGTAGGCGAGATATCACTACTACCAACTCAAAACCCGAAACCCACCTCTGCCCCCAGCGAACTCAAAGCCAATGATTCCTTCTGGGTTATCCGGCCGGAAGGAGGCTACCGCCAGATAGAGGCTGTTTTGAAACACCAAGGGACCCACTCCTGCCTTTATCTGGCTTCTTCCCTTAATTCTCATCCCCTTTTAGAAACCCTGGTAGATGAATTTGATCGTCTGATCTATCCTACCTTAACCTCTGTCTTTGGGTCAGAACCTAATCCAGGCATTGATCTTGATCCCAGAATCAAGATTCTGATCCTTCCCCTGGGAACTGATGGCCCCTTAGGTTATTTCTCACCCGTAGATGGATTTAGCCGGCTCGCCACCAAATATCTCTTCCCTGAAGAGAGAACAAATGAGGCCGAGATCATTTACCTCAACTCCACCCTACTGGAACATAAGCAATTAGCGCTAGCTACCTTAGCCCATGAGTTTCAACACATGATCCACTTCCACCAGAAACTGAGATTACTCGGTCTGAGAGAAGACATCTGGCTTGATGAGGCCTGTTCCGAATATGCGGAAGACCTCTGTGGTTACAGCCGACCTTATCGAGGCAGCCCGCTGGAAGAGAGAGTAAAGGCTTTTCTGGCCTATCCGGATGATTCCCTGACTGACTGGCAGGGCAGGGAGAGTGATTATGCTTCGGTCCGCCTTTTTATGCATTATTTTGTGGAGCATTATGGCGGAGACCGAATGCTAAAGACGCTCTTAAGTTGTCCTAAAACCGGCTCAGAGGCCCTGGAGTACGGGCTGGCCTGTCAGGGACAAAGCAAGGATCTATCTTCCATCTTTACTGACTGGATTACGGCCAACTATGTCAATAATCCAGGATTAGGCCTGCCATATGCTTATCTTCATCCTGACCTAGCAGAATCAGTTCACCTTTTTCCTGATGAATCAGTGGCCCATTATCCTTACCAGGTGGAGGATCATCTAAGCGCCTGGTCTTACCGTGGGATAGAATTTAAGAGTCAGGGATCAGTTGCCTTGCGCCTCACTTGCCAGGCTGGACAGGGCGTTGAATTTACCCTGGCCTCAGAAGAAAAAATCGACCACCTCTCACCTGATTCCTCTGGATACGGCAGACAAACAATCTCCTTGCCGAAAGACGGCTACTTCATTATTATCCCCACCTATTCAGACAGCCAAGAAGGTCTGGAAGGCTCTTTTTCCCTCTACTTAGATATAATCGCTCAGACCCCCACCCCGGGAGTCCCTGATCATCTTAGTCTCTTACAAAACTACCCCAACCCGGTTAATCCGGAGACCTGGATACCTTTTAAACTCGACCGGGAATCTGAGGTTTCAGTCCGAATCTATACCCTGACCGGAGAACTTATCAAGGCCATAAATCTGGGTCATCTTCCTCCTGGAGACTATACTTCCAGAAAAAAAGCCGCTTATTGGAATGGCACGGATGAAACCGGAAGCGAGGTCGCCAGCGGAGTTTATTTTTATCAACTCGAAACTGGTTCGACTACCCTGACACGCCGGATGGTAATCAGCAAATGAACCCGAAACTCGACCACCCGCCAGCGGGTGCCCCCAACTCGAAACTCAGCCGAGGTAAAGTGTATTTAGTCGGCGCAGGCCCAGGCGACTGCGGACTCATTACTCTGAAGGGAGTCGAATGCCTCAAGCAAGCCGAGGTAGTCCTTTATGATCATCTGGTCAATCCTGATCTGCTCTCTTATGTTGGCGCCGAGGCAGAGGTTATCTATGTAGGAAAAGAAGGGGGTGATCATACCCTTTCTCAGGATGAAATAAATAACCTTATGCTTAAAAAAGTCGAGGAGGGTAAGATAATTGTCCGGCTCAAAGGGGGAGACCCTTTTCTCTTCGGTCGTGGGGGAGAAGAGGCTTACACCCTAGCCAGGGCCAGGGCCGATTTTGAGGTAGTTCCCGGAATCAGTTCGGCTTTGGCTGCTCCGGCTTATGCCGGCATACCGCTTACCCATCGGCAATTTGCCTCTTCAGTGGCTATTATTACCGGACATGAGGACCTAACCAAGAAGATATCGAGTCTTGAATGGAAAAAATTAGCGACCGGTCCTGATACCCTGGTCATTCTGATGGGGATAACTCATCTGGCTGAAATAGTCGAAAAATTGACCACTTACGGTCGGAATCCTTCAACTCCAATCGCTATCATTTGTTGGGGAACAACCCCTCAACAGCAAGTAATCACGGGAAACTTAACTAATATTGTGGAAAGGGCTAAATTTGCCAGGATTAGCCCGCCTGGCGTTATCGTAGTGGGTGAAGTGGTTACTCTCAGGGCCTGGCTTAACTGGCTTGAACAACGGCCACTCTTTAATCGAGGTATCCTTGTTACCAGGGCCGCGGCCCAGGCCGGAACTTTCAAACATTTACTTGAGAGCTACGGGGCACGGGTAATAGAGTTCCCCACTATCAAGATCGTCCCGCCGGCCAGTTTTGATGGGTTAGAACAAGCCCTTTCCAGGATCAGTGACTACCACTGGCTAATCTTTACCAGCGTCAATGGGGTGAAATTCTTTTTTGATCGACTGTGGAAGAAAGGCTTGGATTTACGGGCCTTGTCCG carries:
- a CDS encoding tetratricopeptide repeat protein — its product is MTLVLLLLLVLSAAFPLQAEVRDEEVLKRIETLKARQDRGAISELIHLYMDQEMYEEAVSAINKALKDRPEDMGLWLNLGEAYQKKGDLVSALATYEEFQKKFPGYSSLQPKIFQLYKDLDMVEKVVSSLEEKIVREPANLAALKSLGELHAWLGDTAKAIGAYQKAASLDPKDITIKRTLAKLYRQAQRYEEALAIYQDLLKLRSNETYYYQEMGNLYAEQGKFEEASQAWEGIIRIDPQNIYHYQLLARAYLDWGKLDEALASYLRARSIRPNQGIFARELAELYQLKGEKEEAISEYLNHLGTGGGELEWVEEKLAELDLERAINRLEEKGQKGSMAANEIQLLANLHLKASHPDKTISGYEEVFSRKPDQGELFLSLAGRLAEARFKEKALDTYQRLIARFPGKKTARRAGLAAGRILIDLGQYETAQKTLWQIVNQSEQSPEHMEALFLIGDIQLTHLNDPKQARKVYQVFLGDYPATPLAVKAQIKIGDCYLREGKIALAREAYEKIVNRPLDQAPLAEAGFKIADSYYWAGEFEQAKKAYQAFINSYPRSNEVNNALSRLRLMGEGSEEELKFYQEAEWSSLKGEFEPAESSYQRIITADSPSNLKDDALFALASLYLKRGDKSRSVEMFRKIADEYPESWHAPAAQNEIASLYSREGDDKAAVKEYLSLIKAYPDTSWAVLAQGEINKLREKREPQRR
- a CDS encoding T9SS type A sorting domain-containing protein, with the translated sequence MITLPRINQTIEETMSIKRLLYLFNSIPPNNCFVKKGKWLFSGILFCLFLIPPSAVGAERCATGRFYALFEDVGEISLLPTQNPKPTSAPSELKANDSFWVIRPEGGYRQIEAVLKHQGTHSCLYLASSLNSHPLLETLVDEFDRLIYPTLTSVFGSEPNPGIDLDPRIKILILPLGTDGPLGYFSPVDGFSRLATKYLFPEERTNEAEIIYLNSTLLEHKQLALATLAHEFQHMIHFHQKLRLLGLREDIWLDEACSEYAEDLCGYSRPYRGSPLEERVKAFLAYPDDSLTDWQGRESDYASVRLFMHYFVEHYGGDRMLKTLLSCPKTGSEALEYGLACQGQSKDLSSIFTDWITANYVNNPGLGLPYAYLHPDLAESVHLFPDESVAHYPYQVEDHLSAWSYRGIEFKSQGSVALRLTCQAGQGVEFTLASEEKIDHLSPDSSGYGRQTISLPKDGYFIIIPTYSDSQEGLEGSFSLYLDIIAQTPTPGVPDHLSLLQNYPNPVNPETWIPFKLDRESEVSVRIYTLTGELIKAINLGHLPPGDYTSRKKAAYWNGTDETGSEVASGVYFYQLETGSTTLTRRMVISK
- the cobA gene encoding uroporphyrinogen-III C-methyltransferase gives rise to the protein MNPKLDHPPAGAPNSKLSRGKVYLVGAGPGDCGLITLKGVECLKQAEVVLYDHLVNPDLLSYVGAEAEVIYVGKEGGDHTLSQDEINNLMLKKVEEGKIIVRLKGGDPFLFGRGGEEAYTLARARADFEVVPGISSALAAPAYAGIPLTHRQFASSVAIITGHEDLTKKISSLEWKKLATGPDTLVILMGITHLAEIVEKLTTYGRNPSTPIAIICWGTTPQQQVITGNLTNIVERAKFARISPPGVIVVGEVVTLRAWLNWLEQRPLFNRGILVTRAAAQAGTFKHLLESYGARVIEFPTIKIVPPASFDGLEQALSRISDYHWLIFTSVNGVKFFFDRLWKKGLDLRALSGIKIAAIGPSTAAEIEKLYLRVDYQPQDEFRAEAVVEGLKRSGEAEAPGNRRMARPGGDELTLRGSNILIPRAEEARDTLPEELAKLGARVDVVPVYRTVKENNNRAYIERLLDEHKIDVVTFTSSSTVTNFVSAFADQDLTRLLNGVRVACIGPITEDKAKDLGLRVDITASEYTISGLTRAIIDYFD